One part of the Arabidopsis thaliana chromosome 1 sequence genome encodes these proteins:
- the RLP5 gene encoding receptor like protein 5 (receptor like protein 5 (RLP5); INVOLVED IN: biological_process unknown; LOCATED IN: endomembrane system; CONTAINS InterPro DOMAIN/s: Leucine-rich repeat (InterPro:IPR001611); BEST Arabidopsis thaliana protein match is: Leucine-rich repeat protein kinase family protein (TAIR:AT1G24650.1); Has 12271 Blast hits to 7700 proteins in 332 species: Archae - 6; Bacteria - 102; Metazoa - 104; Fungi - 0; Plants - 11794; Viruses - 0; Other Eukaryotes - 265 (source: NCBI BLink).), with translation MINYRHIVFCLCVMVVVDSRLTPYLAAIEQVDPIVKIVLPIVGRFDPEEFVTSWQGNNPCEWFGTNCLEGIIIGISFISLNLIGTISPHFADLTSLRVIDLSHNRLKCTIPFEITKLKNLTIVDVSYNQLHGEVPRVRGIVILTERNPNIESTCLLVPSPTRNKNKPTVLVLLLGILVGLVVAGGASFGFYLYRIRKQPKRLQEPNEAVTLTQQQSSDESLVSDESYVISLQLQYRVLRRFSWVSKGPLLLTRQLKTNQNPHLPYM, from the coding sequence GATTCACGGTTGACTCCATATTTAGCGGCAATAGAGCAGGTTGATCCCATAGTCAAAATAGTACTGCCAATTGTTGGACGCTTTGACCCAGAGGAATTTGTAACGAGTTGGCAAGGGAACAACCCTTGTGAATGGTTTGGTACAAACTGTTTGGAGGGTATCATCATTGGtatctcttttatttcctTGAACTTAATCGGAACTATTTCTCCACATTTTGCAGATCTAACCTCTCTTCGGGTCATAGATCTTTCGCATAACCGACTTAAATGTACCATTCCTTTTGAAATCACAAAGTTGAAGAACCTGACTATTGTGGATGTTTCTTATAACCAACTTCATGGGGAAGTCCCACGCGTTAGAGGAATTGTTATACTCACTGAAAGGAATCCAAACATCGAGTCAACCTGCCTTCTTGTTCCTTCGCCAACAAGgaacaagaacaaaccaaCTGTTTTGGTACTTCTACTTGGgattttggttggtttggtGGTTGCAGGAGGAGCATCCTTTGGATTCTACCTGTATAGGATAAGGAAGCAACCTAAGAGGCTCCAAGAACCAAATGAAGCAGTGACACTTACTCAGCAGCAATCTAGTGACGAGAGCCTGGTATCTGATGAAAGTTATGTCATTTCGCTCCAGCTTCAATATAGAGTACTCCGCCGCTTTTCTTGGGTTTCCAAAGGCCCCTTACTCCTTACTCGACAACTCAAAACTAATCAGAATCCTCATTTACCCTACATGTAG